The Hippocampus zosterae strain Florida unplaced genomic scaffold, ASM2543408v3 HiC_scaffold_246, whole genome shotgun sequence genome segment CCAGGCGTCGGATCGCACTCTGCACTATTTCTACAGCCTGACACAGAACATTAGGTTGCTGAGCATCTCACCTCCGATCAGAGGCCGGCTTGGGCACTGGCTCATCAGCGGACTGGGTGTCCAGGCCCTGTCGAAGAACTCGCTGTAGCGGGCTGAAAGCGCCATCCTGAAACGAAGCAGCATGGCAAGCTTGCTTATACTGAGGGTCTGGACAGTCTTCATTTTTTGAGAATTCTGGACACCCTCCTCGATGAAACTGAGCAGCTCGAGGACCATGCAGACCTCAAGTGCGCAGGGCCCTTCTCTGTACAGCCGAAAGAGCAGCAGAATTGCGAGCAGACACTGGCAGGCGTTCATCTCACTTTCAACCAGGACCTGCTTGATGCTATCCTTGATCTTAGCCGCCTTGTACTCCTTGGCCCTGAACTTCGTTATCAACTCCTTGTAGTCTTCGTCGCCTTCAAATCCTCGCTTTTTCATAAATCCGTACACCCAGCCTTCTGTCTCGGTGGTAATCTTGGCCCAGAGGGCGGCCAGAGAGAACTGTTCTTCGCTGACCTGCAGAAACGAGGAGTTGAACTTGCCGAGGTCCTTCACCATCGCCTTACAGAGCTTCTTTTATCTCTAGAAGCTGATCACTGCCATCTCGCTCTCGTGGGCGCACAGCAGCTGCAGCAACTCCTTGGCAGAAGGGCGGGCAGCAGGGTCAACCGAGAACAGTCGATCGACCAGGAGCAGCAATTGTGCAGAGTACTCGTGCTTTTCGGGACGGAATAATGCTTGTTGACTTAGAAAGTTTAGTCTCGAAGGGTGGTCTTCGGAACATACAGAGGTAAAGTGCAACTCCAATCGCAAAGAGGTCAATCTTCTCGCAGATGGGGTATCCGTCGTGTAGCTCGACCAGTTCAGGAGCCTGTAGAAGGGGGTGGTAGTGGACTCGAACTCCCACTCGATGATGTCAATGTTGGCCCGAGTGACCACGATGGTCTTTCGCTCCATGGCAGAGCCGAAGTCACAGAGCCGGACTTGCCGCCTGTCAAGGAGAACATTCTCAATCTTGATGTCGCGGTGGATGAAGCCCTGCTCGTGGATGTAGGCGACTGCCTCGGTGAGCTGGATGGCCAGTCGTACTAGTTCAGGCTATGGAATCGGCCTTTGTATCATCAGGTCGGAAAGGTTCTGCTCGCAGTGCCCTAAAAACAGCAGTCCATAGTTTTCTGTTTCGAAGGAGTCTTTGAGCGCGATGATATGCTTGTGGCGGAGCCTGCTCAGCAATCGCTTTTCGTTGAGATAGAACTAGCGGGCTTCTTGCGACATCTTGAAAACAGCCTTGCAGACGGTCGCGGGGTCACTGGTCGCGTAGATTTTCGAGTAGGCGCCCTGCGCGAAGCAGGCAGCCAGCCGGATGGTATTACCCTCCCGGGTAAAGGACTTGCCCTAAAGCTCCATCTAAATATATGGATACAAGCGATGAGCATGAAAGTCAGAGCGCCGGGGGGCTGGTACCTGCACAGATGCCCGAGCGGTCTAAGGGGTCGCACTCAAGATGCGATGTAGCAATacgcgtgggttcaaatcccactctGTGCATTTTTTATGGGCGGTTAAGCTATCTGCTGCCAGGAGGAGACCTCTTTCCGTGACGAAATTGTGTTCTATGAAAGAGCCGGTTAGAAGTTCTATAAGCAGGTCCAGTAGCAGGAGGCCGACTTCTTCGCCTGGGTCTGGAACAAGCCCGACGGCCACCCCGAGCGCAAATATTTCCAGCATCTGCCCCTCGCCGATCATGAGGTGCGCGTCAGGATCAAGTGCTCAACCCTAACCTACCAGGACCTGGCGATCGCCCGAGGCGAATAGTTCAAAGTCAACTACCCAGTGGTCCCCGGGAGTGAGGCCTACGGATACGTGATCGAAAAGGGGAAGGAAGTGGCATCACTGAAAGTGAACGACCTGGTGGGGATCGGCTTCTTCCGCAACTTTTGTGGTGACTGTGAGTACTGCCTTGAGGGGAGCGAGCAATACTGTGAGTCAGTCCCCGCTTGGACTTTCTTACTGCGTACCCGAAATTTGGCACGTTGTCCTCTGTGGTGCAGGTCAGTGCGAAGGCGTGCTTCCTGCTACCCAAGCACAGCATGCCTGTGGCCTACCTCCCCTTTCTGTCAAGCGGACTGTCGATATACTCTGCGCTGCAGCTGCATCTGAAAAGTGAGGAGCGGGAGGTCAGTGAAATCCGGATGGCAGTGGTCGGGCTCGGTGGGCTGGGGCAGATCGCCTTACAGCTTGCCAAGGCCATGGACATCGACGCGACTGGTTTTACAAGATCGTCCAGGAAAAAGGCGATCATAAAAAGCATGGGGTTTCGGCTGGGTGAGAAAATAGCTGAATGCAATGCCCAGTACAACCTGGTCATGATCTGTTCCAGGAAACTCGACCAGGAACTACTTGAACTGTGTCTGGGGATGGTCGAGCCGGAAGGCCATTTGGTGGTGGCTAGCAGCAGCACTGGCAGTTTACCGATCAGCTACGAGCCACTGATCGACAGGCGGATAGCAATCTCCTGTCCTCGATCAGGATCACGCAAACACCTCCAGGAACTGCTGGAGTTGGTGGATCGCAGGCAAATCGGGATTTAGACTGAGCAGTTTTCAGCTCAGAGGTTGAAACCAGCCATTGACAGGATAAAGGACAACCCTTTTGAGCGGTTGGTGGTGAAGTTCGAGGAGGATGGTCTAGGCGCGCCCGTGCCTGACCTGGACGTGCCAGAGGAGAAGCAGGAGGCCCACCGCGACATCGTTGAAATCATCGAGGCCCTCAAAGAAAGGGAGGTCAGCGAGACTTCAGAGAGGCGaggaaagacaaaaagaaaaagaaaggcacaggcTCACAAAACCCTTCAAGGAGGGGCCACAGCCCGCGCATGGAGGGTAAGGTCAGCTTCAAGGAAGAGTGAGGCTCAGACTTTATGCTCGAGGAGGCGGTTGATGCTGTGCCGCTGTTTTTGGAGGGCTTCTTTCTGCTCCTGCACTTTGCGCTCCAGCTCGCCGAGCTTGCCGACGGACCGAGGCTCGCCGGCTTTGCGCAAATCCTTCAGCTTTTCATGGCTGCGGACGGAGTTCTTGAGGAGGATGTCGGCCTTGCGGATTTCCTTGTAGTAAGCCTCGTTCTCTGTGCGGAGGAGGTTGCACTCCTCGATGAGCTTCTGGTTCTGCTTGATGACTATGTTGATGTTGTCCTCGCGGATCTCCTTGATCTTCCGCGAGGTGCTCTTCATGAGGTGCAGCTTCTTGTTCATCCAGTTGTTGTGCTTCAGCAGCTCTTCGTTCAGGTCCGAGCTCTTTTCGTGCTTGAGCTTGATGGCGTGCTGCAGGTCCCGCACGCTGACCTGCCGGGCGGGGGTGTCCTTCTGCGGGCGCCGCAGGTCGTCGAGCAGCTCGTTGACCCGCCTCGCCACGCGGATGTCGCTGCCATCTCGGAGTGCCTCTTCGATCTTCTTGCGGAGGGCGGAGAGACTGTTCATGTTGTGGAAGATGGTGAGTTCGCACTGCCGAGCCTCGTTCTCGAGCACGCCGATCTGGTTCTTCATGCTCTTGATGCGCCGCTCCTTGGCCTCGTTCTCCGCGCTCTCCTTGACCAGTTCCCCGAACATCTTGCCGAGGTTTTCCTCCTTGGCACGGATCTTCTCGATCAGCTGTTCCTTCTGCTATTGCAGCTCCCGGATTTCTGGTCCAGCAGGTAGCGGAAGTTCTCGAGAGTGACCTTGTACTCCTTGGCGGACCGCCAGGCCTCCTCCTTGAGGTCGATGACCTGCAGGCGCTCCAGGAGCTGGTGCTGCATCTTCAGGATTTCCTGGTCGTTGTGCAGGTTTTCCTCCCGGATCTCGATGTACTTCTCAAAGACGCTCTGGAACTCGACCTGGGCCTGCTCGTCCGGATCTTGAACTCTTTGAACTCGTCCTTGAGCTGCTCGTTGCGGGTATGCAGGGTCTTGTTGCTCTCCTTGATCGAGGCGATTTTCTCTCGGAGGTCGTTCATCTACATGTCCAGTTCCTGCTCGTGCTCGTGCTCGTCTGCCTCCAGCTGAGCGACGAACTGCTTGCCGGCCTGCTCCGCCTGCCCGACCAGTCCGTTGTACTCTCGCTGGATGGCCTGGCTGCGGGCCACGTACTCCCGCCGCATGCGGTAGATGCTCTCCCGGTATTCCTGCAGCATGCTTTCAAGCGTCTGCTCGTGTCGCGCCTTCTCCTGGTCGATTTCCGCCCTAAGCTGCGCGTTGCGCTGCTCCTCGTAGAGGATTCGCTCTTCGTGGCGCTCGAGCAGCTCGGCCTTGCGCTGCTTGAAATCTTCGAGCTCCTCTAGGTACTGCCGCTCGAGCTAGCGGTAGTCCTGCTCGTCGCGGGCTATATACTCGTCCTTGAGCCGCTGCTCGTGGGAGATGGTGGCCTCGAATTCCCTCTTTTTCTTCTCGTAGTTCTCCTCGAACTCGCGCTCCCGCTTTTCCCGCTCGGCCTTGGCGTTCTGCTCGGCTCGCAGGATCTCCATCTCGTTGCGGCGGATCTTATCGTTCTTCTAGGCCACGTCCTTCGAGTTCATCAGGAAGAACTTGTTGGTGATCTGCAGCATGGTCTTGCGGTCCTCCTGTTGCTTGTTGGCCGCACTGCTGTCACGCATCCTGCTGTCCTACAGCCGCACTGCCAGCAGGAACAAGGTCCCGTCCTCCGCCCCCACGATCAGTCGCCGCCGGTTGTCCGTCAGGCACAGGGCGCTTACCTCCTGGTTGTGCGCGTGCAGCTCGAAGTGATCAGGCAGGGTGTAGGTCAGCTGCTGTCGTTCGGCGTTGAAGACCGCGTAAGGACAGACAGCTTCGTCGAGTGGCCAGGGGTAGCATCGGACCGACCCCTCTCGAGTGCCGACCAGCAGGGTGGCCGCCTCTTTGTAGAGCAACAGGCAGCTGGGCCCCAGTGGCCCACCTCGAACTCGCAGAACAGGTCCTTCATTCCGTTCTTGTAAACTGCCAGGACCTCCGACTGCAGCCAACGAAAAGGTCGCCGTGCTCGGGGTAGGCTTGCTGGTCGTACTCGAGGCAGTCGTAGGCCAAGGCAGTCTTGTGCGCGTACTCCTGCTTGACCGCGTCCTCAGCAAGCACCCAGTGGAACACGAAGCACTCGCCAGGGTGCTCAACCTCGCCATCGCTGCGCTTGTCGAAGTAGGAGTCCTCCTGGAAGAGCACGACGACCGAAGAGTCGTCCTCAGCAATGAGGAAGTCTTTGATGTGCCCCTTGATGTCCTCGACCGTGAAGATGTGGATGACGCGGTAGTAGATCGAGTCGTAGACCTTCATGGTCATGCCCTCGTTGGTGACCAGGAAGTGCCCTCCGTGCGAGTACTTGATGCCGAGGAAGCGGTTCTCCTTTACGTTGATGATCGGCATTAGCGAGTGCTCGAGGATCGCGAACACTTTGAACTCTTTGTCGAAGGAGACCGCCAGCAGCAGCCCGAACGGGTGGATCGCCACGCAGTTGCAGGCTCGCTCGCCTCGCAGGCGTAGCTCTGGATGCAGGCCTTGTCCAGGGTGTCGATCTCCTCGTAGTTCCACATCTTGACCGTCAGGTCCTTTGAACAGGTAGCGAACAGCGACTTCATGAGTGCGCAGGAGATGTTCTTGATCCGCTTGGAGTGGTAGCCAGGTGAAGCGGCCGGACTGGCCCCGAAGAAGGGCAGCAAAGCGTGCTCGTCCGCGTCGATCTGGTAGGTGTTCAGCACCGAGTAGAGGAACTCGCCCTTCTCGTTCTGCGAGACGATCGAGAGGTAGCTCTCGTTGCAGGAGGCGGAGAGGGCCAGCACAATGCTGCGCTCCTCGGCGCTGAAGCACAGCCCGCTGACCACCCGCATCGTGCGGGGCTCGATCTCGTAGAACACGATCATGCCGTGGCTGCCACCCAGGATGAACCCGGGCTTGCCCTCGCTGTGCTTCATGGCCTCGGTCTGCCTGCAGAAGCACGTGTAGTAGTAGTGCTACAGGGACTCTTTGGGGATCGCGTGCTGGTGGCCCTTCGAACTGTCCTTGATCATGCTCTCGAACAGCTTCTCCATGCCGATGCCCTCGTCGCCCTGCTCGTTGTTGCGCCGCTGCTTGCTCAGCAGCTTGTACTTCACCTCATCCATCTTCAGCACGACGACGTTCCGGATTTCTTCCTTTTCGAGTAGATACACCCTCGGCTCCACTCGGTCCGGCAGCCTCTCTTCGGCCAGCACCGCCAGGATCGGAGACTTGTCGTTGATCCACTGGTGTGACACTACCGTCAGGTTCTTCAGCTACTTCGAGGCGATCAGCAGCCGCTCGTCCCGCAGCGTCTTTTCCTGCAGGTTGATGGTCCAGAGGCGCACCTGCTTTTCACCCAGAAGTAGCACCTCCCTGTTTCGGAGAGGGTGGACTGACAGCTCGCTGACCTGATACTTCAGCACTGCGCTGGCACTCACCCGCTCCCGGTCCAGCTTGAACACCAGCACCATCGAGTTACCGGCCACCGAGAGCAGGGCAATCAAGGTCTCCCTTCGGGCGTCAATGTCCAGTTGCTCCACACGCCCCTTTTCGCCCGTGTTGAGCGTCCTGAACTCAGGGGTGTCCAGCACACTGACCATGATGATCTGGGAGTTGCGGTCAGGGTGTGTCGAGGTATCCCCACCAACAGCAAAGGGTAGCGATCTTCGCGGTGCTCGGCCATGCGGCCAGCCAGCACCGTGATGTTGCGGAAACGGCCTTCCTTCTGGATGACCTGCTCAGTCTTCTTGGACAGGTCCTTGAGGATGATGGAGCGACTGACCACGAAAGCAAACAGATTCTCGCCGAAGATGAGCAGTTGTCCTCTGAGGCCCTTGGTGATGCCCAGCACGGTGTCGTAGGCCAGCGGGGGCCTGCCTTTGCCGCCGAAGGGCGAGGGGCTGACCGCCCTAGTGTTGTGCTGCTACACACGGGTCTGCAGCTCGTCCCTGCGATGCGGCTGTTCCATTATTGATACGGTCACAACCCCCGGACTTTCCTGGCGGTCAGCTCCAGCGCACTGAAGGAGTCCAGCACTCCTTCCAGCTCCTTCTTGCTGAGTGATTTCAGCCGGGTTCGCTCTAGCTCCAGCTCCAGCTCGTTCTCCCGCAGGCAGGTCAGCTTCTTCTGGTAGTCCTGGTTGCGGCCTCGCAGGGACTGCGTCTACCGGCCTAGTCTGCTGATCTCGTCCAGCAGCTCATTCTTCTCCTGCCGTCCGCGCCGGACCACCTGCTCCAGCCGTCTGGCCTCGAGTGCGGAGGCTGCACGGTCCGCCTCCAGCTGGTCTTGCTTTCGCCTAGCCTGCTCCAGCCTCTCCCGGGCCTCCTCCTTCTCACTGGACAGCGTACAAACTTTGTCATGGTACTTCACCAGCTGGTCATCCTGCGCCTGCAGGGACTGCTCCAGCCCAGCGATGCGCTTGTTAAGTAACAGGATGTCGTTTTCATAGCCCTCCTTCTCACTGAAGTGAGAGTTCTGCATAGCGGACCATTCCTAGCGCATGGACTCGGTCTTACTGCGGAGTGCCTTGACCTCCTTTGCAAGGGATTCCTTTTACTCCTAGCTGTGGACAAGCTGCCCCTCCAACTCCTCGACGCGGTCGATCAATTCTGCTTTGGCAGCCGCCTCACTGTCCATCTCTTCACGGAACAGTCTCAGCTTCTGCTGCAGCAGCTATCCTCTCTTCCGGGCGGTTGAGTCGGCCTTCGCCATCCTGTGCTTGAGGCTGTCGTTCTCAGCCTGTGCCTGCTTTAGCATGATCCGCAGGGACTCGAGCTAGGCTTTGAAGGAAAGCTGGTGCTACCGGGAGGAGGACAATAGCACGTCAACTCTTTCCGCATGGGCCTGCTCCATCTCCTCGAGAGTCTTTTCGTGGCTCATTTCCATAGCCCTGAGCTTGCCAGCCATATCCTAGCGTTCAACTGCCAGGTCCTTGCAAAGCACTTTAAACCCCTCGAGCCCTTGCACCTTGTCCTTAAGACGATCGACTTCGGCCTAGCTGGCCTGGAGCTGCTCCCGAGTCTCGCAGAGTCGGTCGGACAGCTCCTCGAAGCGGGCGCGGTACTCCCGCAGCATCTCGTACTGCCTTTTGTCCTCCTGCAGGCTTTCCATGATCTCCGAGGATGGTTTTTTGCAGTAGGACATGGTATCtttgatatattttatttgtcagcTTGACTATTTCAGTCGGCAGTCACCAGCCAGCACAGCTTCTGGAACGACTCGTCCCAGGCCACCCAGCTGCCTGTCCgcccctccagcaactcccctcccaccccaccgAAAACCCCTCCTTCCTCAGCTTCACTTCAAACCTCATCCCTCTGCACGCCAACTCCAAAAGGGTCACCCCTTCTCGCACATCCTCCACCGAGAAGCATCGGACTGCCTCATCGCCCCTGTCGAGGAGCATCACCAGAATGAAGCGACTGCCGGCCCGTTGGAGCATGGGCAGGGCGCTGTGCTGGCTGTGAGGAATGAAGAAGGACTGTGCGCGAGGGTATATGTTTTGGGTCGGCTCCAAAAGCTAGAGGTTGGCGATGAGGATGGCCCGGTCCTGCTCGGGAATCCGCTCGTTGCGCAGGAACTGGCGGGTGGATTTCATGGTGCGTAACTTTTTTCTGCTTTAAGGAGACACTCCTACTAAATCGCACAGGGCGATGAAGGCCCACCTGCTCAGCAACACGTTGCTGCATCCATAGAGGGCGTCGATCGCGTCCACCCCCAGGTTGGTAGCTAGATATTCAACCGTCAGCTTATAGAGCCTGCACTAGCCCTGCGCAGCCCTCCCAGCCCACAGCATTTCGACCAGAAACTTCATGCTCCTCGCGATATCCGAGATCAACGAGTTGTTCGGAAAATCCTTCTGGAAGCCGGTCTGCTTATAGATGTTCATACTCTTCTTGTAGAAGCCTAGCTATTTGGCGTAGTAGACAGTCAGCTCGCTCTTTTAGCGGTGGGGAAGTCCGAGATGCAGGGGCCAAGACAGAACTCGGACATGAGTGAGGTTATGGTCTTTTTGTATTTGGCCTTGGCCTCTCTGCACAAGAAGGACAGTTTGAAGACTGTCTTGACGGGGTTGTCGGGCATGAACTTCACGATTTCAGCCACCACGTAGTAGCTCAGTCTCAGAAAGGCAGGCTTCTTCTCTTCTATCTATAATTTCTCGGCACTCTACCGCTCATACTTCAGACGCTGAGCCTCGACGGTCTTGTTATACTTGGCGAAACCTTCTTCCAGACAGGTCTGGCTGTTCTCGTAGTGGTCATACTTCTCTTCGAAGCGAGTGAGAGCACTGCAGGTTTCCCTCAGCCAGGCAGGCTTGAATTCCTGTTTCTGCTGCATCATGGCCTTGAACTCAGGGCTGAAATCCTCATCGTCATCTTGCTACTCGCAATCACCTTCAGGCTCCGTGAGATCTAAGGCGCTCATGTAAATTAGGTCATTCGGGATAAATCGGTTCGAGGCCGGACTGGAAATGCCTGAGTCTCAGCTACTTGCCTCTGGACACTCGCACTGAGGGGATGCACTCGCTATTGCGGTGAAGGGCTGACACTGCGGCAGTGATGTAATCCATGTGCTCCTTGCCGTACATGTTGCGAGGAATCGCCAACCTGACCAGATTGAGAATCCCTTTCCTGCCCTCTTCGTCCTTCTGGTCCCACTCAAATGCGAAAGGACCAAGTTCACAGCACCTGATGCCGAACTGCCGGATCAGTTCAATAGTCAGCCCAACCCCCTTGAAGCTTAGCAATGGCTGCGGCTCTTTGAAGAACCGGTCCATGTCGATGTAGACCGCGTGCCCACCCGGCGGGAGGATCACTGGCACGCCCGCTGCATGCAGGGAAAGAGCGAGGTCGCGGGTCTGTCCCAGCCGCCCTGCCAAGTATTCTTCCTCAGTGGCTTCGTAAAGTCCGATCGCCAGGGCCAGTATATCCCGGCCTGACAAGCCGCCATAGGAGTCGTTGCCGAACGTCAGAATCTGCTTTTCCTTAAGGACCACCCCGATGTCCTGTTTGATACTGTACTTGCGGTGGAACACCCCTCGGTCACGGAAAAACAGACCCCCGCCGATGTTCGAATGCCCGTCTTTCTTGAAGCTGATCGTGAATCCGTCTGCCGAAGCGAACATCTCCTTCACGATCTGGAGACGCTCTTGTCTTTGCACCCGGGCTCAAACTGCTTAATGAAATAAGCGTTTTAGGCGAACCTGCAGGCATCAAAGAACAGCGGCAGGTCGTAACGGTCCGCAATGCTTTTGATTTCCCGGATGTTGGCGAGAGACACCGGCTGCCCTGCCGCCGTGTTATTAGTGATAGTCAAGATGATCATCGGCACATTTTCGACTCCCTTCGATTCGATAAATTTTATTAATTAGGCGGGGTCCATGTTCCCTTTGAATGGATTTGTGGTTCTCACCAGGCTGGCGTCAAAGGGAGCCAAAAGGTCAGGGTGCATGATATTGACCGGCACTATCCGCTGGCAGCGATGTTGGCGCCGGTTGTGTCGAAATGGCCGTTGTTCGGGATATAAAATTTATTGCCTGGATGGGTTTAGGAAAGCAGCCTTGACAAAGTGCTAAACAGTATATACTCCGCGCACCTGCCCTGCGGCAGAATGAATGCGTTGGGCCGGCAGAGTTGGTGAATTCCTCCATTTACGAAACCACCCTCATGTTGTTCCAAGAAAATGGGT includes the following:
- the LOC127594767 gene encoding LOW QUALITY PROTEIN: tryptophanase-like (The sequence of the model RefSeq protein was modified relative to this genomic sequence to represent the inferred CDS: inserted 2 bases in 2 codons; substituted 4 bases at 4 genomic stop codons), producing the protein SLFLGDESYGRNSGYYCLLEAVRDIFERGEARKHTVDMFTGVNKTVDQMTPIFLEQHEGGFVNGGIHQLCRPNAFILPQGRCAEYILFSTLSRLLSXTHPGNKFYIPNNGHFDTTGANIAASGXVPVNIMHPDLLAPFDASLVRTTNPFKGNMDPAXLIKFIESKGVENVPMIILTITNNTAAGQPVSLANIREIKSIADRYDLPLFFDACRFAXNAYFIKQFEPGCKDKSVXQIVKEMFASADGFTISFKKDGHSNIGGGLFFRDRGVFHRKYSIKQDIGVVLKEKQILTFGNDSYGGLSGRDILALAIGLYEATEEEYLAGRLGQTRDLALSLHAAGVPVILPPGGHAVYIDMDRFFKEPQPLLSFKGVGLTIELIRQFGIRCCELGPFAFEWDQKDEEGRKGILNLVRLAIPRNMYGKEHMDYITAAVSALHRNSECIPSVRVSRGKXLRLRHFQSGLEPIYPE